A section of the Petrimonas sulfuriphila genome encodes:
- a CDS encoding amino acid permease, which produces MQKNNANTGNGSTVDSRISSDQNEICPPAAPKPTLRLIDAIVLITGIVIGAGIFRTPSVVAANTPDGFWFLSVWVLGGLVSLAGALCYSELSSAFPSAGGDYHFLRMAFGNGFSFLFAWARIAVIQTGSIAILAYIAGDYMSKLLSFGEHSASFYAVLVVVLLTLVNRLGIQFGTGLQKLLSALQFTGILIIIVVGFFVEPDISSTASPGIESSPSFQSFSLALIFVLLTFGGWNEAAYVSSELKAGSRKMVFVLVAGILIITAVYLLINMAFLNVLGLPGMAASDAVGVDMMRVTLGKKGVVLIGLLVIFSALTSLNTTIFTGARSNYALGKDFSLFATLGKWNERKSAPLNSLLIQGVIAVLLIIFGAFSRSGFESMVDFTAPVFWFFFLCMGIGLIVLRVKMPDVPRPFKVPLFPVTPLLFVVFCGYLLYSSLSYTGKGALLGAALLIIGLIFYLLFKNKIVARKD; this is translated from the coding sequence ATGCAAAAGAACAACGCAAATACAGGCAACGGATCAACAGTTGACAGCAGGATTTCTTCGGATCAAAACGAGATATGTCCGCCCGCAGCTCCCAAACCTACATTACGCCTTATAGACGCTATTGTTCTGATTACAGGCATTGTGATCGGTGCTGGAATTTTCAGAACACCGTCGGTGGTTGCAGCGAACACTCCCGATGGATTTTGGTTCTTGAGTGTCTGGGTGCTGGGAGGCCTGGTTTCTCTTGCCGGTGCGCTTTGCTATTCGGAGCTTAGCTCTGCCTTTCCCAGTGCTGGAGGCGATTACCATTTTTTAAGAATGGCGTTTGGTAATGGGTTCTCTTTCTTGTTTGCCTGGGCGCGTATTGCGGTTATTCAAACAGGCTCCATTGCTATACTGGCTTATATTGCGGGTGACTATATGTCGAAACTGCTATCGTTTGGCGAACATTCAGCCTCTTTTTATGCTGTTCTCGTAGTGGTTCTGCTCACCCTGGTAAATAGGCTGGGAATTCAATTCGGAACTGGCCTTCAAAAGCTTCTGTCCGCATTGCAGTTTACCGGCATACTGATCATCATCGTAGTGGGTTTTTTTGTAGAGCCCGATATTTCGTCAACAGCCTCTCCGGGTATTGAATCATCGCCCTCTTTTCAATCATTCAGCCTGGCTCTTATTTTTGTTTTATTGACTTTTGGCGGATGGAATGAGGCAGCTTATGTCTCTTCGGAGTTGAAGGCTGGCAGTAGGAAGATGGTATTTGTGCTGGTTGCGGGTATTTTGATCATAACCGCGGTGTACCTTCTTATCAATATGGCTTTTTTGAATGTGTTGGGACTTCCTGGGATGGCTGCGTCGGATGCCGTTGGGGTGGATATGATGAGGGTTACGCTTGGAAAAAAAGGGGTTGTTTTAATAGGCTTGCTGGTAATATTCTCTGCTTTAACATCATTAAACACAACTATTTTTACGGGTGCACGATCCAATTATGCACTGGGAAAAGATTTCAGTCTGTTTGCCACTCTCGGAAAATGGAACGAAAGAAAGTCTGCGCCGCTCAATTCCCTTCTTATTCAAGGTGTCATTGCTGTTTTGCTTATAATTTTCGGAGCATTTAGCCGGAGCGGATTCGAATCCATGGTCGATTTTACAGCACCCGTTTTTTGGTTTTTCTTTTTGTGTATGGGCATTGGATTGATTGTACTGCGGGTAAAGATGCCTGACGTACCACGACCGTTCAAAGTTCCGTTGTTCCCGGTAACCCCGCTCTTGTTTGTTGTGTTTTGTGGATATTTACTTTATTCGAGTCTGTCTTATACCGGCAAAGGTGCTTTATTGGGGGCGGCACTTTTAATCATCGGGCTGATTTTTTACCTTCTTTTCAAAAACAAGATTGTAGCCAGGAAGGATTAA
- a CDS encoding helix-turn-helix transcriptional regulator: MRERIRQIMENENLTPAKFADRLQINRANISHILNGRNNPSLDVVTKILSGMPYINTEWLINGTGQMYKDGFDMDSIPKEHDLFHQGPPATLQEKETVVKPEGIDVNKPEKNIQVIENKIIDAQKNNDKKIRQIIIYYNDSTFETFVPQPVK, encoded by the coding sequence ATGAGAGAACGAATTAGACAAATAATGGAAAATGAAAATTTGACGCCGGCAAAATTTGCCGATAGACTTCAGATTAACCGGGCCAATATTTCTCATATTCTAAACGGAAGAAACAACCCTAGCCTCGATGTCGTTACCAAAATTTTATCAGGAATGCCGTACATCAATACTGAGTGGCTAATCAATGGTACAGGACAGATGTATAAAGATGGATTTGATATGGATTCTATACCTAAAGAACATGATTTATTCCATCAGGGCCCTCCTGCAACACTCCAGGAGAAAGAAACGGTCGTTAAACCTGAAGGAATTGACGTTAATAAGCCTGAAAAAAATATTCAAGTTATTGAAAATAAGATTATTGATGCTCAGAAAAATAATGATAAAAAAATCAGGCAAATAATTATTTATTACAACGACAGCACATTTGAAACTTTTGTACCGCAGCCGGTTAAATAA